The DNA segment CGCCCGCCACAGATTCGCCCAATGCGCCCATGCGCCGGAATCGCGAGATGCGCCAATATCTTCGCGATTATTCGCGCATTCACCATGTTTCGCGATCCGGCCGGGCGAGATCGACGATGCGGGTCTCCACGCGCTCGGCGCCGCGAAACACATTGGCGCCCAGTCGCGCGGCGATATGCAGCATCCGCCCGCGGCCCTGCAGCAGCGCATCGCCGACCGGCGTTCCCACGGCGCGAAAGGCGATGGCGTCGAGCCTCGTCCCGTCGCCGGATTGGATCCGCGCCCGCACATGGGCGGAGCCGACCACCGCCGCATCGACGATGCGTTGGTCCGGCAGGACGAAGACCGGCTCGGGATTGCCGGCGCCGAAAGGTCCCGCCTGCTCGAGCGCGCGGATAAATTCGACGCTCGCGCCGCGCGCCGTCAGCGCGCCGTCGACGAGCAGCGCGTCGGCGTCGCGGGCGCGCTCGACATCCTCCTCCAGCGCGTCGTTCATAAAGGTGCGAAAGGCGTCGATTCGCGCGCTCGCGACCGTGACGCCGGCCGCCATCGCATGGCCGCCGCCCTTTTGCAGAAGGCCCTCGTCGACAGCCAGCCGCACCGTGCGGCCGAGATCGACGCCACTCGAGCCTCTACCTGAGCCTGAGCAAATTTCCCCTGACTTCGCAATGACAAAGGCAGGAATCTTGAACTTGTCCTTTAGCCTCGAGGCGACGATTCCGACAATGCCGGGATGCCATCCCTCGCCTGCGACGACGAGGCAGGACAGCCGGTTGGAGCGCATGAGCTGGCGGTCCGCCTCGGCCTCCGCCTCCTCCAGAGTGGCCTTTTCCAGCGCCTGCCGTTCGATGTTGAGCCGGTCGAGCTCGGCGGCGATGCGAGCGGCCTCGACGGGATCGCGCAGCGTCAGCAGCCGCGCGCCCAGCGCTGCGTCGCCGATGCGGCCGCCGGCGTTTATGCGCGGCCCGAGCACGAAGCCGAGATGATAGGCGCGCGGCGGCCCGTCCACGCGCGCGGCGTCCAGCAGCGCCGAAAGGCCGATGCGCGCGCGGCTCCGCATGACCGCGAGGCCCTTCACCACAAAGGCGCGGTTGAGGCCCTGCAGCCGCGCGACGTCGGCGACCGTGGCCAGGGCCACGAGATCGAGTCCGGCGAGGAGATCGGGCTGCGGCCGGGCGTCGGTCCAATGTCCGCGCCGGCGCAGCTCGCGCGCCAGCGCCGCGAGGGCGAGAAAGGCGACGCCGGCCGCGCAGAGATGACCGAGGCCGGAGAGATCGTCGGCCCGATTGGGATTGACGACGATCGCGTCCGGCAGGACCTCCGGCGCCTGATGATGGTCGATGACGATGACGTCGAGCCCTGACGCGCGGGCCGAGGCGAGCGCGGCGTGGCTGGTCGTGCCGCAATCCAGCGTCACCAGCAGGCTGGCGCCCCGCGCTCTCAGCTCGCCGATCGCCTCGGCGTTGGGGCCGTAGCCCTCGAGAATGCGGTCGGGAATATGGAGAAAGGGCCGCGGGCAGCCCGCCGCCTCCAGAAACTCGACGAAAAGCGCGGAGGAGGTCGCGCCATCGACGTCATAATCGCCGAAGACGGCGATCTGCTCGCCCGCCTCCACGGCCCGAGCGAGGCGCTCGACGGCGGCCTCCATGTCCTGCAGCAGCAGCGGATCGGGCATCAGCGCGCGCAGCGTCGGATCGAGGAAGGCGGCGGCGCTCTCCTGCGTCACCCCCCGCCCCGCCAGGACCCGCGAGAGCGCGTCGCCATGGCCGTGAATCTGGGCGATTGCGGCCGCCTGGGCCTCGTCATGCCGGCGCAGCCGGGCGCGCCAGGCGCGGCCTGCGATCGAGCGCTCGACCCCCAGAAACAGCGGTCGGTCGCTCCCGGCGATTTTGTCCAGCATCGAAGGCCCGGCGGCGAGAAGCGAATCGTGAAGAAAAAGCATCGCGGCCACGGTCCGGCCGGTCAATGCGGCGCAGAAGCCGTCCCCCGCCTTTACGTTCTTCCC comes from the Methylosinus sp. PW1 genome and includes:
- the recJ gene encoding single-stranded-DNA-specific exonuclease RecJ, encoding MLDKIAGSDRPLFLGVERSIAGRAWRARLRRHDEAQAAAIAQIHGHGDALSRVLAGRGVTQESAAAFLDPTLRALMPDPLLLQDMEAAVERLARAVEAGEQIAVFGDYDVDGATSSALFVEFLEAAGCPRPFLHIPDRILEGYGPNAEAIGELRARGASLLVTLDCGTTSHAALASARASGLDVIVIDHHQAPEVLPDAIVVNPNRADDLSGLGHLCAAGVAFLALAALARELRRRGHWTDARPQPDLLAGLDLVALATVADVARLQGLNRAFVVKGLAVMRSRARIGLSALLDAARVDGPPRAYHLGFVLGPRINAGGRIGDAALGARLLTLRDPVEAARIAAELDRLNIERQALEKATLEEAEAEADRQLMRSNRLSCLVVAGEGWHPGIVGIVASRLKDKFKIPAFVIAKSGEICSGSGRGSSGVDLGRTVRLAVDEGLLQKGGGHAMAAGVTVASARIDAFRTFMNDALEEDVERARDADALLVDGALTARGASVEFIRALEQAGPFGAGNPEPVFVLPDQRIVDAAVVGSAHVRARIQSGDGTRLDAIAFRAVGTPVGDALLQGRGRMLHIAARLGANVFRGAERVETRIVDLARPDRETW